From the genome of Streptobacillus ratti, one region includes:
- the cas1 gene encoding type II CRISPR-associated endonuclease Cas1 → MSFRQVLITQKSYIHFENDNLIIEKDDKKLSVPVNDIAIIIFESLESTISLRLISELSLKNITMLFCDYRHMPVAYSLPINQHYRIPYIHSLQEQQTTKSKEYIWEQLLKTKIRNSIKVLEIENASSDLIGLMQKYENEIVGNDVQNREGTAAKVFFNYLYGTNFCRQNERDSINMALDYGYGVFRSAITRLLCTYGFTTHIGVHHNFMMNAFNLTYDLIEPYRPIIDYYVFNYLYRFEKDDELRTETRRELISLLNANIKVNEKEYTVLYSMELLIKSYLKFLEEGDRVLAIPEIIKIDFYDLFKEL, encoded by the coding sequence ATGTCATTTAGGCAAGTATTGATAACTCAGAAATCATATATTCACTTTGAAAATGATAATTTGATAATAGAAAAAGATGATAAAAAATTATCTGTACCTGTAAATGATATTGCAATAATAATATTTGAATCTTTAGAAAGTACTATAAGTTTAAGATTGATATCGGAATTATCATTAAAAAATATTACTATGTTATTTTGTGATTATAGACATATGCCAGTAGCGTATAGTCTTCCTATAAATCAGCATTATAGAATTCCATATATTCACAGTTTGCAAGAACAACAAACAACTAAATCAAAAGAGTATATTTGGGAACAATTGTTAAAAACTAAAATTAGAAATTCTATAAAAGTATTAGAAATTGAAAATGCCTCAAGTGATTTGATAGGATTAATGCAAAAATATGAGAATGAAATCGTAGGAAATGATGTTCAGAATAGAGAGGGAACAGCTGCTAAAGTATTTTTTAATTATCTATATGGTACAAATTTTTGTAGGCAAAATGAAAGAGATTCAATAAATATGGCGTTAGATTATGGGTATGGAGTATTTAGAAGTGCAATTACAAGATTATTATGTACTTATGGATTTACAACACATATTGGTGTTCATCATAATTTTATGATGAATGCCTTTAATCTAACTTATGATTTAATAGAACCCTATAGACCAATAATTGATTATTATGTATTTAATTATCTTTATAGGTTTGAAAAAGATGATGAATTAAGAACAGAAACTAGAAGAGAATTGATCTCTCTTTTAAATGCAAATATTAAAGTTAATGAAAAAGAATATACTGTATTATATTCTATGGAGTTATTAATAAAAAGCTATTTGAAATTTTTAGAAGAAGGTGATAGAGTACTGGCTATACCTGAAATAATAAAAATAGATTTTTATGATCTTTTTAAAGAGTTATAG
- a CDS encoding S6 family peptidase translates to MNDKHKLLLLLLLTKSISFSNLGRHDIDWINNYEDFAMNRGKYSIGQKNVIVYKKDGTKSGTIEQPIPNFDGVVDRGNFALWGDSQILSGVRHIKSPENFTFSKRHIRDDVELYEGYINSSEEDKYNKFSEKVKGYYRLNIGSDYSLTRTDKVAFDAYVPEGITKEDWERIKPEDVIARVGAGYNRMAIGTNKEANAAPHRQLSGGLNKIVAKWQEGKNNINKIIYLTIEKKAKTPLDSGTKPGDSGSPLFLWDKENKKWLIASSNSAGTGLGYGKSSYLLSNPEIYKKWKESLTDKEITNESDVKFENGTLKVGSESREFKDTNKSQKEINGYVNSLSDKIDEKVSKYKNQIFNKKDLSVEVTGKTNTGPARLEFKQDTTLKGSGTLETAGFVVHKGATLKYELKIDKGNTVRKIGEGKLVIKSTSNNEGDLNLGGGETVLENTNGYAAANIRLAQGAKLTITGENQIKDNNVIFGHRGGTLNLNGNNLEFKDIYHMDKDAKIVNENGNKNGSKDGKKSTFTFKPGNGKRVFLGSFRGNLDLNYKPTNEESEWSLRGEYTDITGKFDIDKGIVKIEGDNVVHGYKNVIYKDEYKEAKFKSESINIKNSSILSINRAVKMESNINVKDNSILELNLLGTVRNIPMPYTNAKTQKEINQTLIKGNINFNSSATTNFKANVENNNEAVVEAKLTGEIKAIKNGKGLLYLKNEDNSELKGNIEVNEGRLKVVKEKTLGNSKTLLKDSSVLEVENNNSDISDLLDKIDKGSKGVLSLGKSISSIDKKYSDYSNLYLGSSKDITIGDKNTVIDSSIKTLNLGGDSGTITLKGLDNSNSLSKVNIGNGISKSNVIIDSSNSKKIESNINISKNSTVDFSDGTDLKSVENSGTINLFDKNLKINKYTSNKGKFDIQLNEMNKKLLEIEDTDKNVDVSVKVKKDLIDRLIYKNEKLNIAKVKKHDVNILNIRQYDGVYEFNTEKDENNIVKLYATVKSEILNKLYVFNEIDLINNIGSELKYRNVIEANYVNYNKIDKNSSKMNHTEYKNRTFTNGVEINFEKANNLGEFKISGGFNFNVMANNLTTEIKNKETVKSSFASMAIIPRVGVKYGLFDINLGLGLNTVFMNNAEKDILAYINNSLSLGINPKFKVSNDVNIKYLNRIGYRVNALLNETISKNAVENHTILHKKPINVYYETGIKLEHKYVDFFTKANFEYNWSNYEIYNKGQKINNSFKDDWRINIKTGFEFKPIEQMFINLNFNANVYQKSYGQYIFKLGTGYSWG, encoded by the coding sequence ATGAATGATAAACATAAATTATTATTACTACTTTTATTAACTAAATCAATTAGTTTTTCAAATTTAGGTAGACATGATATAGACTGGATAAATAATTATGAAGACTTTGCAATGAATAGAGGTAAATATTCTATAGGGCAAAAAAATGTAATAGTATATAAAAAAGATGGAACTAAATCAGGGACAATAGAACAACCTATACCAAATTTTGATGGTGTTGTTGATAGAGGGAATTTTGCATTATGGGGAGATTCTCAAATATTAAGTGGAGTAAGACATATTAAAAGTCCAGAAAATTTTACTTTTTCCAAAAGGCATATAAGAGATGATGTAGAACTTTATGAGGGATATATTAATTCAAGTGAAGAAGATAAGTATAATAAGTTTTCTGAAAAAGTAAAAGGATATTATAGATTAAATATTGGTAGTGATTATTCATTAACTAGGACTGATAAAGTAGCTTTTGATGCCTATGTTCCAGAGGGAATAACAAAAGAAGATTGGGAAAGAATTAAACCTGAAGATGTTATAGCAAGAGTTGGTGCAGGATATAATAGAATGGCTATTGGTACTAATAAAGAAGCTAATGCTGCACCACATAGGCAACTTTCTGGTGGATTAAATAAGATTGTAGCAAAATGGCAAGAAGGTAAAAACAATATTAATAAGATTATATATTTAACCATAGAAAAAAAGGCAAAAACACCTCTTGATTCAGGAACTAAACCTGGAGATAGTGGTTCTCCTCTTTTTTTGTGGGATAAAGAAAATAAAAAATGGTTAATAGCCTCAAGTAATAGTGCTGGAACTGGATTAGGTTATGGTAAAAGTTCTTATCTTTTAAGTAATCCAGAGATATATAAGAAATGGAAAGAATCTTTAACAGATAAAGAAATTACTAATGAAAGTGATGTTAAATTTGAAAATGGAACTTTAAAAGTTGGAAGTGAAAGTAGAGAATTTAAAGATACTAATAAATCTCAAAAAGAGATAAATGGTTATGTAAATTCATTAAGCGATAAAATAGATGAAAAAGTTAGTAAGTATAAAAATCAAATTTTTAATAAAAAAGATTTATCAGTTGAAGTAACAGGAAAAACAAATACAGGTCCTGCAAGACTTGAATTTAAACAAGATACAACTTTGAAAGGCAGTGGAACATTAGAAACTGCTGGTTTTGTCGTGCATAAAGGTGCAACTTTAAAGTATGAATTAAAAATTGATAAAGGAAATACAGTTAGAAAAATAGGTGAGGGGAAATTAGTTATTAAAAGTACCAGTAATAATGAGGGAGATTTAAATTTAGGTGGTGGAGAAACAGTACTTGAAAATACTAATGGTTATGCTGCTGCAAATATTAGATTGGCACAAGGTGCAAAACTTACAATAACTGGAGAAAATCAAATAAAAGATAATAATGTTATATTTGGTCATAGAGGTGGTACCTTAAATTTAAATGGAAATAATTTAGAATTTAAAGATATTTATCATATGGATAAAGATGCTAAAATAGTAAATGAAAATGGAAATAAAAATGGAAGTAAAGACGGTAAAAAATCAACATTTACATTTAAACCTGGTAATGGTAAAAGAGTATTTTTAGGAAGTTTTAGAGGTAATTTAGATTTGAATTACAAGCCTACTAATGAAGAGTCTGAATGGTCTTTAAGAGGGGAATACACAGATATTACTGGTAAATTTGATATTGATAAAGGTATTGTAAAGATTGAGGGAGATAATGTTGTACATGGGTATAAGAATGTTATATACAAAGATGAGTATAAAGAGGCTAAATTTAAATCTGAAAGTATTAATATTAAAAATTCTTCAATATTATCAATTAATAGAGCAGTAAAAATGGAATCTAATATTAATGTTAAGGATAATTCAATTTTGGAATTAAATTTATTAGGTACAGTAAGAAATATTCCTATGCCATATACTAATGCAAAAACCCAAAAAGAGATTAATCAAACCTTAATTAAGGGGAATATTAATTTTAATTCTAGTGCTACAACTAATTTTAAGGCAAATGTTGAGAATAATAATGAGGCTGTAGTAGAGGCTAAGCTTACAGGAGAAATTAAGGCAATAAAAAATGGTAAAGGTTTACTTTATTTAAAAAATGAGGATAATTCAGAATTAAAAGGTAATATTGAAGTTAATGAAGGAAGATTAAAAGTTGTTAAAGAAAAAACTTTAGGAAATAGTAAAACATTACTTAAAGATAGTTCTGTACTTGAGGTAGAAAATAATAATTCTGACATAAGTGATTTACTTGATAAAATAGATAAAGGCTCAAAAGGTGTTTTAAGTTTAGGAAAAAGTATTTCAAGTATTGATAAGAAATATAGTGATTATTCCAATTTGTATTTAGGTAGTAGTAAGGATATTACTATAGGAGATAAAAATACTGTTATAGATTCTAGTATTAAAACTTTAAATTTAGGTGGAGATAGTGGAACTATAACTTTAAAAGGACTTGATAATTCAAACTCATTATCTAAGGTAAATATAGGGAATGGGATAAGTAAATCAAATGTAATAATAGATAGTAGTAATAGTAAGAAAATAGAATCAAATATTAATATTTCAAAAAATTCAACTGTAGATTTTTCAGATGGTACTGATTTAAAATCTGTTGAAAATTCAGGAACTATTAATCTTTTTGATAAAAATTTAAAAATAAATAAGTATACTTCAAATAAGGGTAAGTTTGATATTCAATTAAATGAAATGAATAAGAAATTACTTGAAATTGAAGATACAGATAAAAATGTAGATGTTTCAGTTAAGGTTAAAAAAGATTTAATTGATAGATTAATCTATAAAAATGAAAAATTGAATATTGCAAAAGTTAAAAAACATGATGTTAATATTTTAAATATTAGACAGTATGATGGTGTTTATGAATTTAACACAGAAAAAGATGAAAATAATATTGTAAAATTATATGCCACAGTTAAAAGTGAGATATTAAATAAATTGTATGTATTTAATGAAATAGATTTGATTAACAATATTGGAAGTGAATTAAAATATAGAAATGTTATTGAAGCTAATTATGTAAATTACAATAAAATAGATAAAAATAGTTCAAAAATGAATCATACGGAGTATAAGAATAGAACTTTTACTAATGGAGTAGAGATTAATTTTGAAAAAGCTAATAATTTAGGAGAATTTAAAATTTCAGGTGGATTTAATTTTAATGTAATGGCAAATAATTTAACAACTGAAATTAAAAATAAGGAAACAGTTAAAAGTAGTTTTGCATCAATGGCAATAATTCCTAGAGTGGGTGTAAAATATGGTCTTTTTGATATTAATTTAGGACTTGGATTAAACACTGTATTTATGAATAATGCAGAAAAAGATATTTTAGCATATATAAATAATTCATTAAGTTTAGGAATAAATCCAAAGTTTAAAGTAAGTAATGATGTTAATATAAAATATTTAAATAGAATAGGATATAGAGTAAATGCACTATTAAATGAAACTATTTCTAAAAATGCAGTAGAAAATCATACAATATTGCATAAAAAACCAATTAACGTATATTATGAAACAGGAATTAAATTGGAACATAAATATGTTGATTTCTTTACTAAGGCTAATTTTGAATATAATTGGTCAAATTATGAAATTTATAACAAAGGTCAAAAAATAAACAATAGTTTTAAAGATGATTGGAGAATTAATATAAAGACTGGGTTTGAATTTAAACCAATTGAACAAATGTTTATAAATCTAAATTTTAATGCAAATGTTTATCAAAAATCATATGGTCAATATATATTTAAATTAGGTACAGGGTATAGTTGGGGATAA
- a CDS encoding S6 family peptidase: MNYKHKLLIILILASEIGISNLGRHDIDWVTNYEDFAMNNGKYSIGRKNIIVYKKDGTISGKIEQPMPNFDGVIDKGNFALWGDSQLLSGVKHVDHPENFTFSKRHLRDDVELYDGYMGSSKETKYNKFSESIEGRYRLNVGEDYSLIRTNKIAFDAYVPDGITEDDWDRIQNGDLLARVGAGENDVAIDVGKEKGIGNSNFAGGLNRVENKWESGKDGIDKKIGLDIQEEAKTPLDSGTKPGDSGSPLFWWDNRRKKWLIASNNKGGNSLGYGKSSQLFSSPKAYQKWKDSLTDKEITENNVKFENGTLKVGREERKFEDETGHDKITDHLMDINHKIDEKMTKVKNQIFNKYNLEVDVTGNNNTGYARLEFKKNTTLKGNGTLQTAGFVVHKGATLNYELNFKKGNTVRKIGEGKLIIKSKGNNDGDLNLGGGETELQNTDGYAAKNIRLAQGAKLKINSSNQIKSNNVIFGHRGGTLNLNGNDLKFKDIYHMDKDANIVNENMDKKSTFTFTPKGGLSFLSWKLSTGRRVFL, translated from the coding sequence ATGAATTATAAGCATAAATTATTGATAATACTTATACTAGCAAGTGAAATTGGAATTTCAAATTTAGGTAGACATGATATAGACTGGGTTACTAACTATGAAGATTTTGCAATGAATAATGGTAAGTATTCTATAGGAAGAAAAAATATAATAGTATATAAAAAAGATGGAACAATATCTGGAAAAATAGAACAACCAATGCCTAATTTCGATGGTGTAATCGATAAAGGTAATTTTGCATTATGGGGAGATTCTCAGTTATTAAGTGGTGTTAAGCATGTTGATCATCCAGAAAATTTTACATTTTCAAAAAGACATTTAAGAGATGATGTAGAACTTTATGATGGATATATGGGTTCAAGTAAAGAAACTAAGTATAATAAATTTTCTGAAAGTATAGAGGGACGTTATAGGTTAAATGTTGGAGAGGATTATTCACTAATTAGAACTAATAAAATAGCTTTTGATGCCTATGTTCCAGATGGAATAACAGAAGATGATTGGGATAGAATTCAAAATGGAGATTTACTTGCAAGAGTTGGTGCTGGAGAAAATGATGTGGCTATTGATGTTGGAAAAGAAAAAGGAATAGGTAATTCTAATTTTGCTGGTGGATTAAATAGGGTTGAAAATAAATGGGAATCTGGTAAAGATGGAATAGATAAAAAGATAGGATTAGATATACAAGAAGAGGCTAAAACACCTCTTGATTCAGGAACTAAACCGGGAGATAGTGGTTCTCCCTTGTTTTGGTGGGATAATAGAAGGAAAAAATGGTTGATTGCTTCAAATAATAAAGGTGGGAATTCATTGGGATATGGTAAAAGTTCTCAACTTTTCAGTAGTCCAAAAGCATACCAAAAATGGAAAGATAGTTTAACAGATAAAGAAATTACAGAAAATAATGTAAAGTTTGAAAATGGAACTTTGAAAGTTGGAAGAGAAGAAAGAAAATTTGAAGATGAAACAGGACATGATAAAATTACAGATCATCTAATGGATATTAATCATAAAATAGATGAAAAAATGACTAAGGTTAAAAATCAAATATTTAATAAATATAATTTAGAAGTTGATGTAACAGGAAATAATAATACAGGTTATGCAAGACTTGAATTTAAAAAAAATACTACTTTAAAAGGTAATGGAACATTACAAACTGCTGGTTTTGTCGTACATAAAGGTGCGACTTTAAATTATGAATTAAATTTTAAGAAAGGCAATACTGTAAGAAAAATAGGTGAGGGTAAATTAATTATTAAAAGTAAAGGAAATAATGATGGAGATTTAAATTTAGGTGGTGGAGAAACAGAACTTCAGAACACTGATGGTTATGCTGCTAAAAACATTAGATTAGCACAAGGAGCAAAATTAAAAATAAATAGTTCAAATCAGATTAAATCTAATAATGTAATTTTTGGTCATAGGGGTGGGACTTTAAATTTAAATGGAAATGATTTAAAATTCAAAGATATTTATCATATGGACAAAGATGCTAATATAGTAAATGAAAATATGGATAAAAAATCAACATTTACTTTTACTCCAAAGGGAGGACTTTCATTTCTATCTTGGAAATTAAGTACTGGGAGAAGAGTATTTTTATGA
- the cas9 gene encoding type II CRISPR RNA-guided endonuclease Cas9 (Cas9, originally named Csn1, is the large, multifunctional signature protein of type II CRISPR/Cas systems. It is well known even to general audiences because its RNA-guided endonuclease activity has made it a popular tool for custom editing of eukaryotic genomes.), translating to MNYCLGLDLGVASIGWAVTEINEKNEPIRLVDANSVIFKPLDNDKGKLYNEERRDKRGSRRILRRKKYRVERTKMLLLNSSFLTKDEIDNLYIGQLDDIYNIRLRGLKEQLNKNEIARLMIFYCKNRGFKSNRKIEEIELLESLHKKVSEKISDEKKLKPIIAKNTELIESKGLTPIEVIYMTKENDSSILGFKNKAGNYKFGFKRNQVIDEARKILEMQQIISKEVVEEYINILSSQRDFSDGPGGRSKYKIDYKKLAGTCKYTGEVRSVKSAPSYEIFTMLQKLNDIRYLKLDSDNRKVERLDKEVIKKIYDLVVNKNKTLTYDLIEKAINEDNIRLLNIPKISKSEYINVKKSYFGERKDYENLTEEEINGFNKKLNNARMKQKLIKDNLKVYKELKSKFKEKNISEERIKELGGIYFLDLVAEILTYAKTDSKVEFFIENDEKYSLFKEQRDIVEIIKTFPNYTKNGNLSLSLVRDLNKMLIEGLDYETCLSNLNYYIKTDNDWKKFPTISQIEDGLSTKIPNPNVKHILVILRKLYNTLLFKYGRPKKVHLELTRDIANNFKARNDIQSEQLENRVKREIATFEMYGKNKDIVAGKDRLSNDDFVKIKLWEEQNKVCMYSGRPIEKYQLTTSEVQVDHILPYSKSFDNSYANKVLVFSNENQNKKERTPYQWLKGTEKWSEFKQRVRLNLKISDKKKSNLLFEEDVVNDEFLERELHATSYSSRLALNIFQRLIPASDEDKYDENGNEKVKYIYNRNVIAFQGKMTSMLRNLYNLNRYTHNFESGTLEVNNKNFYLKEFQMDKESLKVSVYNLNTGVEITTETKVEKNKAGEFKTVKDEILQKELNKKENLLEISDYFKDKVLFDLKTVDFENIDNVEPEITSILYKMITILKEKVYSKNRENHLHHALDAFLLTTMNKSMQIKLTKYNQLISMLKNKETEILDEDRGEYINSREFAEELSREKIIDIDGNERGIKFNINGKTHRLNLTKPYENFIDDIKFKIFDKRENNKYPYHVVKSKVNGKLHAETILGESKGEITKRISVFDLSNEELKKIFDKDGSQKEIYETLIKWFETKSKDYPKLKNGNIIKKVKIVDENKDKFIKLGDKRYVEMGKTIVKILVFKKEGEEGLKFASLGRYNYNLLKRGKEFEISVWKNRTNYYKFSYNKLKENGYTLIHELVPGELIELELDDGNISECLVRGFTSGRFEIKSLLGDDFDLIDNGIIKKITNQYQIAISTIKSIKKINKNILGD from the coding sequence ATGAATTACTGTTTAGGATTAGATTTAGGTGTTGCATCAATTGGTTGGGCAGTTACTGAAATTAATGAAAAAAATGAACCAATAAGGCTTGTTGATGCAAATTCGGTAATATTTAAACCTTTAGATAATGATAAAGGTAAACTGTATAATGAAGAAAGAAGAGATAAAAGAGGTAGTAGAAGAATTCTAAGAAGAAAAAAATATAGGGTAGAGAGAACTAAAATGCTACTATTAAATTCTTCATTTTTAACTAAAGATGAAATTGATAATCTTTATATTGGACAATTAGATGATATTTATAATATAAGATTAAGAGGTCTAAAAGAACAATTAAATAAAAATGAAATAGCTAGACTTATGATATTTTATTGTAAAAATAGGGGATTTAAATCTAATAGAAAGATAGAAGAAATAGAACTTTTAGAAAGTTTACATAAAAAAGTGAGTGAAAAAATTTCTGATGAAAAGAAATTAAAACCTATAATAGCTAAAAATACAGAATTGATTGAAAGTAAAGGATTAACTCCAATAGAAGTAATATATATGACTAAAGAAAATGACAGTAGTATTTTAGGTTTTAAAAACAAAGCAGGTAATTATAAATTTGGGTTTAAAAGAAATCAAGTGATTGATGAAGCAAGAAAAATTTTAGAAATGCAACAAATTATTTCTAAAGAAGTTGTAGAGGAGTATATAAATATATTATCATCACAAAGAGATTTTTCAGATGGACCTGGTGGAAGGAGTAAGTATAAAATTGATTATAAAAAACTTGCGGGTACATGTAAATATACAGGAGAAGTAAGATCTGTAAAATCAGCTCCTTCATATGAAATATTTACGATGTTACAAAAATTAAATGATATTAGATATTTAAAACTTGATTCTGATAATAGAAAAGTAGAAAGATTAGATAAAGAAGTTATAAAGAAAATATATGATTTAGTTGTCAATAAAAATAAGACTTTAACATATGATTTGATAGAAAAAGCTATAAATGAAGATAATATTAGATTATTAAATATTCCAAAAATTTCAAAATCTGAATATATAAATGTTAAAAAATCATATTTTGGTGAAAGAAAAGATTATGAAAATTTAACAGAAGAAGAAATAAATGGATTTAATAAAAAATTGAATAATGCAAGAATGAAACAAAAGTTAATAAAAGATAATTTGAAGGTATATAAAGAATTAAAATCTAAATTTAAAGAAAAGAATATAAGTGAAGAGAGAATAAAAGAATTAGGTGGAATATATTTTCTTGATTTAGTAGCTGAAATATTAACCTATGCTAAAACAGATTCAAAAGTAGAATTCTTTATAGAAAATGATGAAAAATATAGTTTATTTAAAGAACAAAGAGATATAGTAGAAATTATTAAAACCTTTCCTAATTATACTAAAAACGGTAACTTGTCTTTAAGTTTAGTTAGAGATTTAAATAAAATGTTAATAGAGGGGTTAGATTATGAAACATGTCTTTCAAATTTAAATTACTATATTAAAACTGATAATGATTGGAAAAAATTTCCAACTATTTCTCAAATAGAAGATGGCTTATCTACTAAGATTCCTAACCCTAATGTAAAGCATATTCTTGTAATTTTAAGAAAATTATACAATACGTTATTATTTAAATATGGGAGACCTAAAAAAGTTCATTTAGAATTAACAAGAGATATTGCTAATAATTTTAAGGCTAGAAATGATATTCAAAGTGAGCAACTAGAAAATAGAGTTAAAAGAGAAATAGCAACATTTGAAATGTATGGAAAAAATAAAGATATAGTCGCTGGTAAAGATAGATTATCTAATGATGATTTTGTTAAAATAAAATTATGGGAAGAACAAAATAAAGTTTGTATGTATTCAGGTAGACCTATTGAAAAATATCAATTAACTACTTCTGAAGTACAAGTTGACCATATACTTCCGTATTCAAAATCGTTTGATAATTCATATGCTAATAAGGTTTTAGTCTTTAGTAATGAAAATCAAAATAAAAAAGAAAGAACACCTTATCAGTGGTTAAAAGGAACTGAAAAATGGTCTGAATTTAAACAAAGAGTTAGATTAAATTTAAAAATAAGCGACAAGAAAAAATCAAATTTATTATTTGAAGAAGATGTTGTTAATGATGAATTTTTAGAAAGAGAACTACATGCTACAAGCTATTCTTCAAGATTAGCTTTAAATATTTTTCAAAGATTAATACCAGCAAGTGATGAAGATAAATATGATGAAAATGGAAATGAAAAAGTTAAATATATTTATAACCGTAATGTGATAGCATTTCAAGGTAAAATGACTTCCATGTTAAGAAATCTATATAACTTAAATAGATATACACATAATTTTGAGTCTGGTACACTTGAAGTGAATAATAAGAATTTTTATTTAAAAGAATTTCAAATGGATAAAGAAAGTTTAAAAGTTAGTGTATATAACTTAAATACTGGTGTAGAGATTACCACGGAAACTAAAGTTGAAAAAAATAAAGCTGGAGAATTTAAAACAGTTAAAGATGAAATTTTACAGAAAGAACTGAATAAAAAAGAAAATTTACTTGAAATTTCAGATTATTTTAAAGATAAGGTATTATTTGATTTAAAAACAGTTGATTTTGAAAATATAGATAATGTTGAACCTGAAATTACTTCAATATTATATAAAATGATAACTATTTTAAAAGAAAAAGTATACAGTAAGAATAGAGAAAACCATTTACATCATGCTTTAGATGCTTTCTTATTAACTACTATGAATAAATCTATGCAAATTAAACTTACAAAGTATAATCAATTAATCTCGATGTTAAAAAACAAAGAAACAGAAATACTTGATGAGGATAGAGGAGAATATATAAATTCAAGAGAATTTGCTGAAGAATTAAGTAGAGAGAAAATAATAGACATTGATGGTAATGAAAGAGGAATAAAATTTAATATAAATGGTAAAACACATAGACTTAATTTAACTAAACCTTATGAAAATTTTATTGATGATATTAAATTTAAAATTTTTGATAAGAGAGAAAATAATAAATATCCGTATCATGTTGTTAAATCAAAAGTAAATGGGAAATTACATGCTGAAACTATACTTGGTGAAAGTAAGGGAGAAATAACTAAGAGAATATCAGTGTTTGATTTAAGTAACGAAGAACTTAAAAAAATATTTGATAAAGATGGAAGTCAAAAGGAAATATATGAAACTTTAATTAAATGGTTTGAAACTAAGAGTAAAGATTATCCTAAACTTAAAAATGGGAATATTATTAAAAAAGTTAAAATTGTTGATGAAAATAAGGATAAATTTATTAAATTAGGTGATAAAAGATATGTAGAAATGGGTAAAACGATTGTTAAAATATTGGTATTTAAAAAAGAAGGAGAAGAAGGTCTTAAATTTGCATCACTAGGTAGATATAATTATAATTTACTAAAAAGAGGGAAAGAATTTGAAATATCTGTTTGGAAAAATAGAACTAATTATTATAAATTTAGCTATAATAAATTAAAAGAGAATGGATATACATTAATACATGAATTAGTTCCTGGAGAACTTATAGAACTTGAATTGGATGATGGAAATATTTCTGAATGTTTAGTTAGGGGGTTTACTTCAGGGAGATTTGAAATAAAAAGTTTATTAGGTGATGATTTTGATTTAATAGATAACGGTATTATAAAGAAAATAACAAATCAGTATCAAATAGCTATATCAACCATAAAATCAATTAAGAAAATAAATAAAAATATTTTAGGAGATTAA